The DNA sequence CTGCACGAGCTGTCACCACATCAAACTGGGCACGGAAGTTCTTGTCTTGAGCAAAGTCTTCTGCTCGTCCATGGTAGAAGTGAACACCATCCAAATCCAACTCTTGAGCCAAAAGCTGAAGGAAGTTGATGCGCTTATTGAGCGAATCAATGATGGTCACATCTAACTGAGGATAGAGGATTTTCATGGGTAGACTAGGAAATCCTGCCCCAGCCCCGATATCAAGAAGTTTGATAGTTTCATTTGAAATCAAGCCTTGCAGAATAGGTGCAATCGAATCATAAAAATGTTTGAGATAAACTTCTTCTTTGTCTGTAATAGCGGTCAGGTTAATCTTTTCATTCCACTCGACCAAGAGTTCAAAATATCGTTCAAATTGGTTCTTTTGCTGGTCCGAAAGTGGAAGATTTTGCTCAGCTAGTAGGCTGTAAAATGTTTCTGGTTTCATAGTACTTTCCTTCTCTAGTATCATCTTATTTTACCATATTCGTTAAAATTTTGATATACTGGTAGTAATCTAAAAGCAGAAAGGAATAAGATTATGACTTGGATTATTCTTGGAGTTTTGGCTCTGATTGTTATTTTTGTGATTGTTAGCTATAACGGTTTGGTTAAAAATCGTATGCAGACCAAGGAGGCTTGGAGCCAGATCGATGTTCAGTTGAAGCGTCGTAATGATCTCCTCCCAAACTTGATTGAAACAGTCAAAGGCTATGCCAAATATGAAGGTTCTACCTTGGAAAAAGTAACAGAACTTCGTAGACAAGTAGCTGCAGCAACTTCACCAGCAGAAGCTATGAAGGCCAGTGATGCCCTTACCCGCCAGATTTCTGGTATCTTTGCAGTAGCAGAGAATTACCCAGAATTGAAAGCTAGTGCTAACTTTATCAAATTGCAAGAAGAGTTGACCAATACAGAAAATAAAATTTCTTACTCTCGCCAACTCTACAACAGTGTTGTCAGCAACTACAATGTAAAACTTGAAAGCTTCCCAAGTAATATCATCGCAGGACTATTTGGCTTTAAAGCTGCAGACTTCCTTCAAACACCTGAAGAGGAAAAGGCAGTTCCTAAAGTTGACTTTAGCGGTTTAGGTGACTAAGATGTTGTTTGATCAAATTGCGAGCAATAAACGAAAAACTTGGATTTTGTTGCTGGTTTTCTTCCTACTCTTGGCCTTGGTTGGTTATGCGGTTGGCTATCTCTTCATGCGCTCAGGTCTTGGGGGTATGATTATTGCCTTGATTATCGGTCTTATCTACGCTCTGACCATGATCTTTCAATCGACAGAGATTGTCATGTCTATGAATGGGGCGCGTGAGGTTGATGAGCAAACAGCACCAGACCTCTACCATGTAGTGGAAGATATGGCCATGGTCGCTCAGATTCCTATGCCGCGTGTTTTCATCATTGAGGATTCTTCTTTAAATGCCTTTGCAACAGGTTCGAATCCGCAGAATGCAGCTGTCGCAGCTACTTCGGGTCTTCTGGCTATCATGAATCGCGAGGAACTGGAAGCTGTTATGGGGCATGAGGTCAGTCATATCCGAAACTACGATATCCGCATTTCGACCATTGCTGTTGCCCTTGCCAGTGCTATTACCCTTCTGTCTAGTATGGCAGGACGGATGATGTGGTGGGGTGGCGCAGGTCGCAGACGGAGTGATAATGATCGCGATGGAAATGGTTTGGAGATTATCATGCTTGTTATCTCTCTCTTAGCCATTGTTCTAGCACCTCTCGCGGCAACTTTGGTGCAACTTGCAATTTCCCGTCAGAGGGAATTTCTGGCGGATGCATCCAGTGTGGAGCTGACTCGCAATCCTCAAGGGATGATCAATGCCTTGCGCAAGTTGGATAATAGCGAGCCAATGCATCACCATGTCGATGATGCCAGCAGCGCTCTGTACATCAATGATCCCAAGAAAGGTGGTGGACTCCAAAAACTATTTTACACCCACCCACCTATATCAGAACGAATCGAACGCTTGAAACACATGTAAAAAGAATCCAGAGCTCGTCTCTGGATTTTTGCTATGTTCAACATTTATAAATCTTGTAAATCAACGACTTCCAAACCTTCCTCTGTCAAACGATAGATACTCGTACAGACCTCTTTTAAGAAGCGTCTGTCATGCGAAACAGTGATTAGACCGCCTGGATAGGAGGCAAAGAGTTTTCTGATTTCGGGTTGAGAAGTGGGAGAAAAATTACGTGTAGGCTCATCCAGAAGTAGAAAGTTTGGTTTTCGCAACACTAAATCCAAAAGTAGAAGTTTACCCTGTTGACCGCCAGATAGGGAGCGAATTTGGTGCTGCATCTCTGGATAGCTGAAATTGAGACTGGCTAGGTGGGATTGGATTTTCTGTAGTTCCTCTTTTTCCCCAGTTTTGCTGAGATAGGCTACTGGAGATAGATCCAATTGCAGTTTTTTATGGTAATCTTGTGGCATAAAACCAAGCGAAATCTCTCTTTTGGCGCTGAGCAGTTTTTGTAACTTGGCTAACAGAGTTGATTTCCCAACACCATTTGGCCCGATGATACCGATTTTATCTTGGCCACGGATCGTTAGTCGTAACTCCTGAGCTAAAATGCGCTCGTCAATGGACAAACTATCCTTCTCCAGTTGGACTAAGACTTTAGAAGCCGGTAATGGTTGGATGTCTGAAAAGAAAAGTTGGATTTGTTCCTCGTCAAGTGGCTTTTGGGTCATGGACTGGACTTCCTTTTCAAAGCGTTTTTCTTGAGAGAGTATATTTTTCATCTTTTTAGCCAGTAAGCGCCCAGCAACATCGTTTTTAGTGTTACGCAAGGCAGTTTCTACATTTTGCTTGACGCGACGATGCTTTTCCATGGTTTTGTCATAAGCTCTCTGGTCGTTAGCAGCTTGCTGACTTTGTTTGGCAAAACTAACCTTTCTCTGGTCACTATAGCTATCGTAGTCTAAATGCTCGACTAGCGTTTCCGCTTCTTTTCGATGCTTGACCAGTCGCAAGTGGACAATAGTATCTGCCGTTTGAGAAAGAAAGTCTTCATCATGGGAGATGAAAATAACAGTTTGCCTGGTTTTTTGAATCTGACTTTTTAGCCAATCAACCGTCTCAAGGTCTAGGTCATTTGAAGGTTCATCTAAAAATAGAATCTCAAAGGGTTTGGCTAATTCATGTATGAGCTGAATTTTCAAAGCCTCGCCCCCTGATAGACTGCCAATTTCTTGATCGCTAGCAAAACGGTCGCTATCAAAGTGCAACTCCTCCGCCAAACGATAAAGAATACTGTAGTCTAAATCAGCAGAATCCAAAAAGAAGTAGTCATGTAGAGTTTTCTTTTTCAGGTCCTCAGCTAGTTTTTGAGGAATGTAGGCCAGTGATTGAAGGTCAGACTGAATGTCGCCCTTGATAGTAAAATCAGGTAATGCTTCCCCCATTAAAGCTCGTAGTAAAGTCGATTTGCCATTTCCTTCTTCACCAATAATAGCAACCTTTTCCCCGTCTTGGATAGTCATGGTTAGGTCAGATACAAGATCTCGTAGATCTTTGTTTTGCGTGATGGTTAGATGATTGATTTTTATCATATTGTTGCCCTTTCTAGAATGTCGATAGTGCATAACAAAAAGCTCTACTTTATCTAGTAGAGCCCAAAGTCACTGTTAAAAACTCTATTATCCTCGTTGAAAAGGTCGTCAAACTAGCTTGGAGCTGCCTACCCCAACCTAAAAGGAGCAGACGGTTAGCTTTCTAGTTTTTTTGATTTTCAATGGGGACAAGATACTAGAAAATCTAGTATAAAAAGAGCATGCAAAAAGAGACAAAAACAAGATCTACTAAATAAAGGTTCTTTATTTGATAGACTTAGTTGTTCATGTCTCCCTTACCTCCGAGTATTAGTACCTCTATCCTATACTTTTGAGGAAATTTTGTCAATAGAAAACAGGAAATTCTAGTTTTTATACTCAATGAAAATCAAAGGGCAAACTAGGAAGCGATCCGAAGACTGCTCAAAGCACAGCTTTGAGGTTGCAGATAGAGCTGACGAAGTCAGTAACCCATACCAACGGCAAGGGGAAGCTGACGTGGTTTGAAGAGATTTTCGAAAAGTATCAGAATCCGAAAACAGGTCCATAGAGAGTCAGTACGTGTTTGACATGCTGGTAATGGAACTTGTCATAGTTGCGCCAAGCGGTGCGTGCTTGATCGTTTAGTTTTAGACTACCAAGTCCAATCAATAGACTGGTACGTTGGTAAAATTTCTCAAGGTCGATTAAGATACTATTATCCAACTTTTCTGCTTTTTTAAGCTCTTGCAGAGTAGTATTTAGCAGTTCTTGTAGACGGAAATCATCGGTTGTACCTTGTTTACAGCTTTGGTAGCTTTTATTTAACTCGGAAAGTAGTTGGTAAGCTTCAGTGATGAGTGCTTTGTCTTCCATATGAGCATCCTCCCTGCTCTGGTGTATTCTTGCCTATAGTATAGCACTAAATAGGAAATATGTCATAGTAAATATGTTAAAAAATGAGGTTTTAATATCAAAGTTTGGAAAGCTGATTTATAGCCTTTTCATGGTATAATCAAGTGAGTACATCTTTATGGAGGAAATATGAAGTTAAATATTCAAGAAATTCGTAAGCAGCCTGAAGGTCTACACTTTGAACAAGCTTTAGACCTGGCAGCAGACTTGCGTAAACGAAATCAAGAGATTTTAGATGTCAAAGATATCCTTGCAGTGGGGAAGGTGCAGTATGAAGACCGTCTGTATTTTTTAGACTATCAGTTGTCATATACCATTGTTCTTGCTTCCAGCCGCAGTATGGAGCCAGTTGAGTTGGCAGAGTCTTATCCAGTGACAGAGGTTTTCATGGAAGGAGCAACCAATCAACTAGACCAGGAAGTTCTAGATGATGACTTGGTCTTGCCTATCGAAAATGGGGAAATCGACCTTGCTGAGAGCGTAGCAGATAATATCTTGCTCAATATCCCAATCAAGGTCTTGACGGCAGAAGAAGAGGCGGGCCAAGGATTTGTGTCAGGAAATGACTGGCAAATCATGACTGAGGAAGAATACCAAGCCCAACAAGCAGTCAAGAAAGAAGAAAACAGTCCTTTTGCAGGTTTACAAGGACTATTTAATGGAGACGAGTAGATGGTTTTATCCAAGAAACGTGCCCGTCATGTCATAGAGGAAATTATTGCCCTTTTTCCAGATGCTAAGCCTAGTCTTGATTTTACTAATCATTTTGAACTACTGGTTGCAGTGATGTTGTCAGCCCAGACCACAGATGCCGCAGTAAATAAGGCCACACCAGGCCTCTTTGCAGCCTTTCCAACGCCTCAAGCCATGTCTGTCGCGACTGAAAGTGAAATTGCCTCACATATTTCCCGTCTAGGACTGTATCGAAATAAGGCTAAATTTCTTAAAAAATGTGCCCAACAGTTACTAGACGATTTTGACGGTCAAGTGCCTCAGACTCGAGAGGAATTAGAAAGTCTAGCAGGAGTTGGTCGCAAGACAGCCAATGTTGTCATGAGTGTGGGCTTTGGAATTCCAGCTTTTGCAGTGGACACTCATGTGGAGCGGATCTGTAAGCATCACGATATCGTTAAAAAATCAGCTACGCCACTTGAAGTAGAAAAACGTGTCATGGACGTTCTACCACCAGAAGAGTGGTTAGCAGCCCACCAGGCCATGATTTACTTTGGACGAGCTATCTGCCATCCCAAAAATCCAGAATGCGATCACTATCCCCAATTATATGATTTTAGTAATGTTTAAGGGGACTCTGAAAAAGTTTTTGCTTGATTTTAAGGGTGCTTTGTGCTATAGTAAATGATAACTAAATAGTCCTTTAAACCTGTCCCGTGAGGCAGGCAAGGAGCGCGATAAAGTAGAAGGGTGAAGTCTATACTATTTATAGTAGGGCTCGCTTGGCTATACATTTCAAGTCTCCTTGTAGAAGGAGACTTTTCTTTTTGGAGGTTTGTCATGAAGACAAAAGAAGTTGTAGACGAATTGACTGTCAAACGAGCGATTACGCGAATTACTTATGAGATTATTGAGCGCAATAAAGATTTGAATAAGATTATCCTAGCTGGGATAAAAACGCGTGGTGTTTTCATCGCTCATCGTATCAAAGAACGCTTGGAGCAGTTGGAAAATATCACTGTTCCTGTTGTGGAATTGGACACCAAACCTTTCCGTGATGATGTTAAAAGCGGAGAAGATACTTCTTTGATTTCTGTTGATGTGACAGACCGTGAAGTTATCTTGGTGGATGATGTGCTTTATACAGGTCGTACCATCCGTGCTGCTATCGATAACATTGTCGGACATGGTCGTCCTGCGCGCGTGAGTCTTGCGGTGCTAGTAGATCGTGGACATAGAGAATTGCCAATCCGTCCAGATTACGTTGGGAAAAATATCCCAACCAGTCGTTCTGAAGAAATCATCGTAGAGATGACAGAACTTGATGGCCAAGACAGAGTTCTGATTACTGAAGAAGCTTAGAAAGCTGAAGGAGTAGCCATGTCAGAAAATCAACAAGCATTGAACCATGTGGTGTCCATGGAAGACCTCACTGTCGATCAAGTGATGAAATTGATTAAGCGAGGAATTGAGTTTAAAAATGGAGCCCAGCTTCCTTATGAAGACCATCCGATTGTTTCAAATCTTTTCTTTGAGGATTCTACACGGACACATAAGTCCTTTGAAGTGGCAGAGATTAAGCTAGGGCTGGAGCGACTGGACTTTGATGTGAAGACCAGCTCAGTAAACAAGGGTGAGACACTGTATGACACAATCCTAACCTTGTCTGCGCTTGGTGTAGATGTCTGCGTGATTCGCCACCCAGAGGTCGATTATTACAAAGAATTGATTACGAGTCCAACCATTAAGACTTCCATCATCAATGGTGGAGATGGTTCAGGTCAACATCCTAGTCAGAGCTTGCTTGATTTGATGACCATTTATGAGGAATTTGGTCACTTTGAGGGTCTCAAGGTTGCTATTGCAGGTGACTTGGATCATTCACGTGTTGCCAAATCCAATATGCAAATTTTGAAACGCTTGGGAGCTGAACTTTTCTTTGCAGGACCTGAGGAATGGAGAAGTCAAGAGTTTGCGGACTATGGACAGTTTGTAACTATTGATGAGATTGTTGATCAGGTGGATGTTTTGATGTTGCTCCGCGTTCAACATGAACGCCATGATAGTGGTGCAGTCTTTTCAAAAGAAGACTACCATGCCCAACATGGTTTGACTCAAGAACGTTATGATCGCTTAAAAGAAACAGCAATAATCATGCACCCAGCTCCAGTTAATCGAGATGTGGAAATTGCTGACCACTTGGTTGAAGCTCCAAAATCACGCATTGTCCAACAAATGACCAACGGTGTCTTTGTTCGAATGGCAATCTTAGAATCCGTATTGGCGAGTAGAAACGCCAATTAAAACACAAGACGTTAAAAGACGCCAGTGAGCGTCCACGAGAGGTGAAAATATGACAAAAAGACTTCTAGTATTAGAAGATGGCACAGTTTTTGAAGGCAAGGCCTTCGGAGCAGATATTGATGTAACAGGCGAAATCGTCTTTAACACAGGGATGACCGGCTACCAAGAGTCCATTACAGACCAGTCTTATAATGGACAAATCTTGACCTTTACTTATCCTTTGGTGGGAAATTATGGAATTAATCGTGATGATTACGAATCCATTATTCCGACTTGTAAGGGAGTTGTCGTTTTTGAAGAAGCACGTCGAGCTAGCAACTGGCGCAACCAAATGACGTTGGATGAATTTTTGAAAGCCAAGAAAATTCCAGGGATTTCAGGAATTGATACGCGTGCACTTACCAAGATTATTCGTAAGCACGGTACTATGCGTGCAACCTTGACTCATGTTGGAGACAGTATGGACCATGTAACTGACCAGCTTCAAGCAACAGTCCTGCCGACAGACAATATCAAGCAGGTTTCTACTAAAACTTCCTATCCAGCTCCAGGAGTTGGTTTGAGTGTGGTCTTAGTAGACTTTGGTCTTAAACACTCAATTTTACGTGAACTTTCCAAACGAAACTGTAATGTGACCGTCGTTCCGTATTCAACAACAGCGGAAGAAATTCTCCACCTCAATCCTGACGGAGTTATGTTGTCAAATGGTCCAGGTAACCCAGAAGATGTTCCAGAAGCACTGGACATGATTCGTGGTGTGCAAGGAAAAATTCCAATTTTCGGAATTTGTATGGGACACCAACTCTTTGCCATGGCAAATGGGGCTAAGACCTACAAGATGAAGTTTGGTCACCGCGGATTTAACCACGCGGTACGTGAGATTGCTACAGGCCGTATAGACTTCACCAGCCAGAACCACGGTTATGCAGTTAGCCGTGAGGACTTGCCAGATCATTTGATCATTACCCACGAAGAAATCAATGATAAATCAGTTGAAGGAGTTCGCCACAGATACCAACCAGGTTTTTCTGTACAATTCCACCCAGACGCAGCTCCTGGTCCTCATGATGCAAGCTACCTCTTTGACGAGTTTATCGAGATGATGGAAGCTTTTAAACAATCAAACTAAGAACGAGTAAAAGCTCGTCGGAGAACTTATGTAACTGAACACGGACGGAAAGCTCGGAATTTAGAGAAACCGACTTGGATTGTCAATCCTTCCTTGGTTTCCTAAAATTCAATCGCTTTCTATTCGTCCTTTATATCTTATTTCATGTCGCTCTGTGAGGCGACGAATAGAAAGGCAGGGCGTTTCTTTTAGTCCCTATCGGGCGAACTAAAAACTCCCTGCACTAGATTTTTTATCGAAAAATATCGTTTCTCTAAAAAATCGTCGGAGAATTTATTTAATGGCAACCTGAGAGTTGCCGAATAGAAAGGAGAAGGGTGGTCCGTATTTGCTGAACTGAATACGGGCTACGGACGGCGCTAAAAAGATAGTTATTCCTAGAACTGATAGTTCTTCGTCATAACTCCTATTTTAGCTTTGTCTGCTTGACGCCCTTAATATCTTAAAAATGCCTAAACGTACTGATATTCAAAAAATTATGGTGATTGGTTCTGGTCCGATTATTATTGGTCAGGCTGCTGAGTTTGACTACGCTGGGACCCAGGCTTGCTTGTCTTTGAAAGAGGAAGGTTATGAGGTTGTCTTGGTGAACTCAAACCCTGCCACTATCATGACGGATAAGGAAATTGCGGACAAGGTCTACATCGAACCGATTACACTGGAGTTTGTGACACGTATTCTCCGTAAGGAACGCCCAGATGCTTTGCTTCCAACTCTTGGTGGTCAAACAGGGCTCAATATGGCCATGGAATTGTCTAAAAACGGTATTCTAGATGAATTGGGAGTAGAACTTCTGGGTACTAAATTATCTGCTATTGATCAAGCGGAGGACCGTGACCTCTTTAAACAATTGATGGAAGAGCTTGAGCAACCAATTCCAGAATCTGAAATTGTCAACACAGTTGAAGAAGCGGTAGCCTTTGCTGCTTCAATCGGTTACCCAGTTATCGTCCGTCCAGCCTTTACCCTAGGTGGTACTGGTGGTGGTATGTGTGCCAACGAGGAAGAATTGCGTGAAATCGCTGAAAATGGGTTGAAACTGTCACCTGTTACCCAATGTTTGATTGAACGTTCAATCGCAGGTTTCAAAGAAATCGAATACGAAGTCATGCGCGATTCAGCTGACAATGCCCTCGTTGTTTGTAACATGGAAAACTTTGACCCAGTTGGAATTCATACAGGAGATTCCATTGTATTCGCCCCTGCGCAAACCATGTCAGACTATGAAAACCAAATGCTTCGTGACGCGAGCTTGAGCATTATCCGCGCTCTCAAGATTGAAGGTGGGTGTAACGTTCAGCTGGCCCTTGATCCGCATAGCTTCAAGTACTATGTTATCGAAGTAAACCCTCGTGTATCGCGTTCGTCAGCCCTTGCTTCTAAGGCGACGGGTTATCCGATTGCTAAATTGGCAGCTAAGATTGCCGTCGGTTTGACCTTGGATGAGGTTATTAACCCAGTCACGGGTTCAACCTATGCCATGTTTGAACCAGCCCTTGACTACGTGGTTGCCAAGATTCCACGTTTCCCATTTGACAAGTTTGAAAAAGGTGAGCGCCGTCTTGGGACACAGATGAAGGCCACTGGAGAAGTCATGGCTATCGGTCGAAACATCGAAGAATCTCTCCTTAAGGCCTGTCGCTCCCTTGAAATTGGGGTGCACCACAATGAAATGCCGGAACTTGCAGCAGTTTCTGATGATGCTTTGATTGAAAAGGTTGTGAAAGCCCAAGATGACCGTCTCTTCTACGTTTCAGAAGCTATTCGCCGTGGTTACACACCAGAAGAAATTTCTGAATTGACCAAGATTGATATCTTCTATTTGGATAAACTCTTGCATATCTTTGAAATCGAGCAAGAATTGGGTGCCCATCCACAAGATTTAGAAGTTTTGAAAACAGCTAAACTCAATGGTTTCTCAGACCGTAAGATTGCGGAGCTTTGGGAAACGACTGCCGATCAAGTTCGTCAACTTCGCTTGGAAAACAAGATTGTCCCAGTCTACAAGATGGTCGATACTTGTGCGGCAGAGTTCGACTCTGAAACGCCATATTTCTATTCAACCTATGGATGGGAAAATGAGTCTATCAAGTCTGACAAGGAATCTGTACTAGTCCTAGGTTCGGGTCCAATCCGAATCGGTCAAGGGGTTGAGTTTGACTACGCAACTGTTCACTCGGTTAAGGCTATTCAGGCCGCTGGTTATGAAGCTATTATCATGAACTCAAACCCAGAGACCGTTTCTACAGACTTCTCGGTATCTGACAAGCTCTACTTTGAACCATTGACTTTCGAAGATGTGATGAATGTTATCGACTTGGAGCAACCAAAAGGCGTTATCGTTCAGTTTGGTGGTCAAACAGCTATCAACCTTGCGGAGCCATTGGCAAAAGCAGGTGTGACCATCCTTGGTACGCAAGTCGCTGACTTAGACCGTGCCGAAGACCGTGACCTCTTCGAGCAGGCCCTTAAAGACTTGGATATTCCTCAGCCACCAGGTCAAACAGCAACTAATGAAGAAGAAGCTGTGCTTGCAGCTCGCAAGATTGGTTTCCCAGTCTTAGTTCGCCCATCTTATGTTTTAGGTGGACGTGCTATGGAAATCGTTGAAAACGAAGAAGACCTCCGTTCTTACATGCGTACAGCTGTTAAGGCTAGTCCAGACCACCCAGTTCTTGTTGACTCTTACATTGTTGGGCAAGAGTGTGAAGTTGATGCCATCTCAGACGGAGAAAATGTCCTTATCCCTGGTATCATGGAGCACATCGAACGTGCCGGTGTCCACTCAGGTGACTCAATGGCCGTTTACCCACCACAAACCTTGTCTCAAAAGGTGCAGGAAACCATCGCAGACTATACCAAACGCCTAGCAATCGGTCTTAATTGTCTTGGGATGATGAACATCCAGTTTGTCATCAAGGACGAAAAAGTCTATGTTATTGAGGTCAATCCACGTGCCAGCCGTACGGTGCCATTCCTTTCTAAAGTGACCAATATTCCGATGGCTCAGGTAGCAACTAAGCTCATTCTTGGTCAAAGTCTTGAAGAACTTGGCTACCAAGATGGCCTTTATCCAGAAAGCACTCGCGTTCATATCAAGGCGCCTGTCTTCTCCTTTACGAAACTAGCTAAGGTAGACAGCTTACTAGGCCCTGAAATGAAGTCAACAGGTGAAGTTATGGGTTCTGATACAACTCTTGAAAAAGCTTTGTACAAGGCCTTTGAAGCTTCTTATCTTCACTTACCAACCTTCGGGAATGTTGTATTCACTATTGCAGATGATGCTAAAGATGAAGCCTTGGACTTGGCTCGCCGTTTCCAAAATATTGGCTATGGTATCCTCGCAACAGAAGGGACAGCAACCTTCTTTGCCAGTCATGGACTAGAAGCCCAACCTGTTGGTAAGATTGGTGACGATGAACAGGATATCCCAAGCTATGTTCGTAAAGGAAAAATCCAAGCGATCATCAATACTGTCGGAACCAAACGAACTGCTGACGAAGATGGTGAGCAAATCCGTCGTTCAGCCATTGAACACGGTGTGCCACTCTTTACAGCCCTAGATACTGCTAATGCCATGCTTAAGGTGCTTGAAAGCCGTAGTTTTGTCACAGAAGCGATCTAGTTGAGAAATATTTTTCACAGTTTTAAAGCCAGCGTCAAAAAACGCTGGCTTTTACAATACTGATATTGCCTATTTCAACTATCATTTCTTTTATTAGGAATCATTCT is a window from the Streptococcus oralis genome containing:
- the carB gene encoding carbamoyl-phosphate synthase large subunit; protein product: MPKRTDIQKIMVIGSGPIIIGQAAEFDYAGTQACLSLKEEGYEVVLVNSNPATIMTDKEIADKVYIEPITLEFVTRILRKERPDALLPTLGGQTGLNMAMELSKNGILDELGVELLGTKLSAIDQAEDRDLFKQLMEELEQPIPESEIVNTVEEAVAFAASIGYPVIVRPAFTLGGTGGGMCANEEELREIAENGLKLSPVTQCLIERSIAGFKEIEYEVMRDSADNALVVCNMENFDPVGIHTGDSIVFAPAQTMSDYENQMLRDASLSIIRALKIEGGCNVQLALDPHSFKYYVIEVNPRVSRSSALASKATGYPIAKLAAKIAVGLTLDEVINPVTGSTYAMFEPALDYVVAKIPRFPFDKFEKGERRLGTQMKATGEVMAIGRNIEESLLKACRSLEIGVHHNEMPELAAVSDDALIEKVVKAQDDRLFYVSEAIRRGYTPEEISELTKIDIFYLDKLLHIFEIEQELGAHPQDLEVLKTAKLNGFSDRKIAELWETTADQVRQLRLENKIVPVYKMVDTCAAEFDSETPYFYSTYGWENESIKSDKESVLVLGSGPIRIGQGVEFDYATVHSVKAIQAAGYEAIIMNSNPETVSTDFSVSDKLYFEPLTFEDVMNVIDLEQPKGVIVQFGGQTAINLAEPLAKAGVTILGTQVADLDRAEDRDLFEQALKDLDIPQPPGQTATNEEEAVLAARKIGFPVLVRPSYVLGGRAMEIVENEEDLRSYMRTAVKASPDHPVLVDSYIVGQECEVDAISDGENVLIPGIMEHIERAGVHSGDSMAVYPPQTLSQKVQETIADYTKRLAIGLNCLGMMNIQFVIKDEKVYVIEVNPRASRTVPFLSKVTNIPMAQVATKLILGQSLEELGYQDGLYPESTRVHIKAPVFSFTKLAKVDSLLGPEMKSTGEVMGSDTTLEKALYKAFEASYLHLPTFGNVVFTIADDAKDEALDLARRFQNIGYGILATEGTATFFASHGLEAQPVGKIGDDEQDIPSYVRKGKIQAIINTVGTKRTADEDGEQIRRSAIEHGVPLFTALDTANAMLKVLESRSFVTEAI